A stretch of DNA from Catenulispora acidiphila DSM 44928:
TTCCTGCGGATCGCCAGGCGCTCGCCGTTTCCGGTCCGGGCGGCGCTGACGGCCGCGGCGCAGGCGTGGCAGGACGCTGAGTTGGCCAAGGCGCCGGCGCCCCGGGACCGGATCGGCATCGTGGTCGGCGGCCACAACCTCACCGGACACTATGCTTTCGAGCTTTACCCGACCTACGTGCGGCAGCCCGCGCATGTGCCGCCCCGTTTCGCACTGCAGGCGCAGGACACTGATCATGTCGGCACGATCAGCGAGGCGCTGGGGATCGAGGGCGAGGGGTGTACGGTCGGTGCGTCCTCGGCCAGCGGCAATGCGGCGCTGATCCACGCCGCACGGCTGGTTCAGACCGGCGCGGTGGATGTCTGCCTCGCGGTCGGGGCACTGGCGCGGCTGGGACCATTGGAGGTGCGGTCACTGGCTAATCTCGGGGTGAGCGCGCTGGTCGACGCGGCGTGCCGACCTTTCGACCGGAGGCGGTCGGGATTCGTTCCGGGGGAGGCTGCCGCGTGCGTGGTGGTGGAGTCGCAGGACTCTGTTGTGCGGCGGGGCATCCCGACTGACGCAGCGGTGGAGTTGGCAGGAGCTGCGATGGTGCTCGCCGGCACCAGTCTGAGCGATCCCTCGCTCGCTTCGGAGGTGCGGGCCATGGCTGGGGCGCTGGCGCGCGCCGGGATCGGTGCCGAGCGAATCGAATACGTCAACGCCCACGCAACGGGAACCCCCGCCGGCGATGACGTGGAGGTCGACGCGCTCATCGAGGTGTTCGGAGCCGGAGCGGGAGCCGGAGATGGCGATGGCGCAACAGCCGCGCAGCCGTGGGTCAATGCGACAAAGGCTCTGATCGGGCACTGCCTGAGCTCGGCCGGCGTGGTCGAGGCGGTCGCCGCGGTGGTCCAGATGCGGGGTGGGTTCATACATCCCAACCCCGCGCTGGCGGAACCGGTCACCGCCGGACTGCGGCTCGTCGGTACGAGCGCGCAGCCGGCGGCGGTGGTGTACGCGCTGTCGAACAGTTTCGGGTTCGGAGGGTTCAACAGCTCGGTCGTATTGCGGCGTGTCTAGACGGTGACGAGTTCGAAGGCGATCGCCGGCCGTCCTGCGAAACGCAGGCCGGTCTGTGTGTACAAGCCGACCAGCGGATCGCGCACCGAGCCGGTGTAACCCAGGCCTTTGAGATACTCCCGGTGCTCCGCCATCGAGGCCACGGCGGCGTCGACGTGCTCTGAGACGTCTACCGCGTGCGTGGGAAACGGCGAGGAGGTCATCGCGACGTACTTCACCCCGCCCCACGGCTCCAGTCCCGGCTCGGCGAACACCCACCGGTTGCCCGCGTCGCCGACCGCGTCCAGGAGCGCCTGGCCGACGGTGCGGTGGTCGGGGGAGTTGTGCTTGCCGGTGAAGGTCGTCTCGTGGTGGTTGTAGCCGACGACGAGTTCCGGCCGGAAGCGCCGGATCGCGTGTGCGATGTCCCGGCGCAGCCCGAGTCCGGCCTCGATCATCCCGTCGCGGTGGTCCCGGAACTCCACGGTCCGCACGCCGACCACGGCCGCGCTGGCGCGTTGTTCGGCCTCGCGCACCTTGGCCGCCTGGTCCGGCTCCATGCCGTCGATGCCGGCCTCGCCGCGCGTCAGGAGCAGGTAGGCGACGTCCTTGCCGGCGGTGGTCCAGGCCGCGACCGCGCCGGCGCCGCCGAACTCCATGTCGTCCGGGTGCGCTGTCACGCACAGGGCTCGGCTCCAGTCCGAGGGCAGTTCCGCGAGTTCATCCGTCGTAGCGAGCGTCATAGACCGATCGTGCCCACCTCGGATCTTCGAGGGCTGCCGCATTGTGAGCATCCTTATGCGCGTTCTTCACGGAAGGTCCGTGTTCTGCGCAATTCTGCGTAGTCCCACGTCGCGGGGCGCTTTACGGTCCCGGCTATGGAGTCTTCCGCATCCGCACGGCCCAGGACGCGCTTGTCCCGCGCCGTGCGCGCAGTGCTCAGGTGGACTGGCCGGGCGATCGTCTCGGCGCTCCAAGGGGTGTGCGTCGCCTCGTGCCGCCTGGCCGGTATCCCGATGGAGGACGACCTTTCCGCGCCGCGTCCTCCCGCGTCGCCGGAACCGCAGACCTGGGACGGACCGCCGCCGGGGCACCCGGAGCGGCTGCTGCCGCCCGGTGTCGCGCTCAGCTCGGCGGAAACGGAGATCTGGTGCCGGCTCGGCGGTGTGATCCGCTGGCCGTGACGCCACCGGGAGGTAGGCGCGGTGGACTGCGTTCGTGTCTGCTTCCCGGGCGGCTCCATGACCGGTGCGCCTAAACTGCGGACTATGGAGATCATCGACAGGCTCGAGACCGAAGCGCGCGGGTCCGGCGCGCTGGGCTTCCTCGGCCTGGGCGGCGAGGCGGATCTCAGCATCGTGATCCGCACGGCGGTGCGCTTCGAGGACGAGCTCAGCGTCGGCGCCGGGGGTGCGATCGTGCTGGATTCCGGTCCCGCCGATGAGTATGAAGAGATGCTGCTCAAGGCGGGCGCTTCGCTGCGGTCGGTGCTGCTTCCCGATGCTGTGACCGCTGCCGGACTCGGGAGCCCGGCGTGAGCGCGCCGAATCAGGCCCCTGCGAAGAGGTTCCGCTGGGACGGCGAGTCGTTGGTACCGGCTCCCGGGGACGGCGCCAGGCCAGAGGTCATCGACTCCTGGCTCGTCGCGGACGGCGCGTGGCTGGCACCGGAGCGCCATGCCGAGCGCTTCGCCGACGCTGTGCACCGCCTGCACGGCATCGACCCGGCGACCTCGCGCGCCCTCGTCTCCGCCGCCCCGCCGCTGATCCCGACCACCGGCACCTGGTTCCCTCGCGTCGAGTACTCCCCGACCGACGGCTTCCACCTGCTGGTACGACCGGCGCCACCGCTGGGCTCGACGGTGCGTCTATGGACCGCGCCCGAGCCCGACACGCGCTTGCACCCCACCATCAAGGGCTACGACCTGCCGCTCCTCAACGACCTTCGCGAACAAGCCCACGCAGCCGGCGCCGACGAGCCGCTCCTGGTGGACGCCCAAGGCCACGTCCTTGAAGGCGCCAGCACCAGCATCCTGTGGTGGCGCGACGGCGCACTGTGCGCACCCCCGGAATCAGAGTCCGT
This window harbors:
- a CDS encoding beta-ketoacyl synthase N-terminal-like domain-containing protein, with the translated sequence MSAGPVLITGLGALTPIGADVPTFAAALREGQCGIQVVADPDAPDQRRLLAPLPDPGLAGMLDGVEGLDPVQHKRFLRIARRSPFPVRAALTAAAQAWQDAELAKAPAPRDRIGIVVGGHNLTGHYAFELYPTYVRQPAHVPPRFALQAQDTDHVGTISEALGIEGEGCTVGASSASGNAALIHAARLVQTGAVDVCLAVGALARLGPLEVRSLANLGVSALVDAACRPFDRRRSGFVPGEAAACVVVESQDSVVRRGIPTDAAVELAGAAMVLAGTSLSDPSLASEVRAMAGALARAGIGAERIEYVNAHATGTPAGDDVEVDALIEVFGAGAGAGDGDGATAAQPWVNATKALIGHCLSSAGVVEAVAAVVQMRGGFIHPNPALAEPVTAGLRLVGTSAQPAAVVYALSNSFGFGGFNSSVVLRRV
- a CDS encoding PIG-L deacetylase family protein, producing the protein MTLATTDELAELPSDWSRALCVTAHPDDMEFGGAGAVAAWTTAGKDVAYLLLTRGEAGIDGMEPDQAAKVREAEQRASAAVVGVRTVEFRDHRDGMIEAGLGLRRDIAHAIRRFRPELVVGYNHHETTFTGKHNSPDHRTVGQALLDAVGDAGNRWVFAEPGLEPWGGVKYVAMTSSPFPTHAVDVSEHVDAAVASMAEHREYLKGLGYTGSVRDPLVGLYTQTGLRFAGRPAIAFELVTV
- a CDS encoding DUF6059 family protein, which translates into the protein MESSASARPRTRLSRAVRAVLRWTGRAIVSALQGVCVASCRLAGIPMEDDLSAPRPPASPEPQTWDGPPPGHPERLLPPGVALSSAETEIWCRLGGVIRWP
- a CDS encoding aminotransferase class IV, which gives rise to MSAPNQAPAKRFRWDGESLVPAPGDGARPEVIDSWLVADGAWLAPERHAERFADAVHRLHGIDPATSRALVSAAPPLIPTTGTWFPRVEYSPTDGFHLLVRPAPPLGSTVRLWTAPEPDTRLHPTIKGYDLPLLNDLREQAHAAGADEPLLVDAQGHVLEGASTSILWWRDGALCAPPESESVLTSVTRAVLVDLAEAAAIPVRHEQARPRDLDGLEIWAVNALHGIRPIVPWPGSPVLPGPATQAPRWRRELQDKRSINDNAPKQR